The genomic region GCGGGTGCAGAACGGGGCGAGGGCCTCGCGCACGGCGGCCACCACCACGGCGTGTTCGTGCAGGTCCTTGGGGGACTCCAGCAGCGCGGCGGCCCGGCGGACGTCCTCGGCCAGGTCGGAGCTGCGCGGCGCGGATCCGGCCAGCGGGTTGGCGACGAGCCGCCCCTCCTGCCGGGCGACCAGGAGTTCGGGGCTCGCCCCGATCAGGGTGCGGCCGGGGCCGGTCGGCACCGCGAAGGTGTAGCCGCCCGGGTCCCGGCGGGCGAGCCGGCTGAGCATCGCGGGCAGGTCGGGTTCGCCGGGCGCGGTCAGCTCCAGGGTGCGGGCCAGCACCACCTTGGCGAACTCCCCGGCGCGCATGCGGCGTACGGCCGAGGCGACGGCCCCGGCGTACTCCGCGGCGGCCGGTACCTCGCGCACCTGCCAGGCGCCGCCGTCCCCGGCCGGCGGAGCGGGCAGGGCGACCAGCGGGTCCTGGCGCAGCGCGGGCGCCCACTCCACGGACTCCGGGACAACCAGCGCGGCAGGGGAGTCCGCGTCGAACGGTATGGACCCGACGACGACGGGCGCGGGGTCCCCGGCCCGGCGGCGGACGTGCAGGACGCCGCGTACGCGCTCCTCCAACGGGGCCGTGCCGTGCGGTACTCCGGCGAGCACGCCGCGTCCGAGCAGGGTACGTGACGGCGTGGCCACGAAGCGGTCGGTGCCGGGGCGGTAGGCGTCGAGCAGCGCGGTCGCCGCACCGGGGGTGACGGGGGCGGGGTGGGGCAGGCCGGGTGCGGCCGAGGGGGATTCGTGCACGGAGGTGGACATGGGTGTCTCCTGCGGTGGAGGGCGCCCGCCACGGTCGGCGGCAGGGCGGTGAGACAGGGGGGACGGGGCGCGGGGGGCCGGGGGCCGGGCGGAGGAGGTCCGGTGTGCGGCCCGGGCCGGTCCGGTCAGGCCCGGAGGGTGGCGCCGCCGTCGACGTACAGGTCCTGCATGGTGATGTGGCGGGCACGGTCGGAGAGCAGGAACGTGACGGCGTCCGCGATGTCGGCGGGGTCCGCGATGCGGCCGAGCGGGATTCCCGTCCGGTACGTCGCCAGGTCGCCCGCGACGACGCGGTCCTCGGCCGCGGTCACGTCCTCGGGATCCAGATCGGCCCACATGCCGCGCTGCATGTCGGTCATGGTCGAGCCGGGGCAGACGCTGTTGCAGCGGACGCCGTGCGCGGCCATCTCCAGGCCGAGGCACTTGGTGAACATCGACGAGGCCGCCTTGGACGCGGCGTACGCGGCCATGCCGGCGCGCGGGATGCCCGCCGCGTTGGACGCGACGGTGACGATGCTGCCCCGGCCGCGGGCGGCCATGCGCCGGGCGGCGGAACGTGAGACGTGGAACACTCCGTCGACGTTGACGGCGAAGGTGCCGGCCCAGTGCGCGTCGGTGGTGTCGAGGACGTCGGCGTTGCGCAGCACGCCGGCCACGTTGACGGCGAACTCAAGCGGTCCGAGGGCCTGTTCGGCCTCCTCGACCGCGGCCTCCACCGCGTCGGCGTCGGTGACGTCGAGCGGGCGGGCGACCACCCGGGGGCCGTACGTGCGGGCGAGGGCCTCGATGCCGTCGGGGGCGATGTCGGTGGCCACCACCCGGGCCCCCCGCTCCACGAGGGCGGAGACGACGGCCTCGCCGATGCCGCGGCCCGCGCCCGTGACGAGAGCGAGCCTTCCGTCGAATTCGGTGCTCACTTGACCATGGCCTTCCGGAGGTCGGCCAGGACGTTCACGGCGGCCTCGGCGCCACCGAGGCTCGTCCACATCGAGCCGTCGATCTCGGTCACGTGACCGGCCTTGACGGCGGCGAGCTGCTGGTAGGCGGGCTTCGCGGAGAGCTGGTCGACCACGCCGGACCCGCCGGTCGAGGTCAGGGTGCCGATGAAGAGCCAGTCTCCGTCGATCTCGGCGAGGTTCTCCTCGCTGATCGGCGTGGAGTGGCCTTCGCCCTTCTCGGCCTGGATGCCCGGCCGGGTGAAGCCCAGGTCGTTCAGCACGTCGCTGATGAACACGCCCTGCTGCATGACGGCGGAACCCTGCGGGGAGTAGCGGGCGACGGAGACCTCGGCGCCGGCCTCGGACCCGAGGTCGGTCCTGAGGGCGGCGACCTTCTCGTCGTAGTCGGCGAGGAAGGCGTCGGCCTCGTTCTCCTTGCCGAGCACCTCACCGGTGAGCGCGAGAGACTTCTTCCAGTCCTTGTCGTCGCCGATGGTGACCAGCGTGGGAGCTATCTTCCGCAGCTGTGCCAGCACTTGAGTGTCCGTCATCTGCCCCGCGAGGATCACGTCGGGCTTGGCCCCGACCACCTTCTCGATGTCCGGTCCGGTGACCGCACCCACCACCGGGATGCCCGCGGCCGCGCCGGTCAGGTACGCCGGGGCGCCCTTCTGGCCGCGTCCCGCGGTGAGGCCCACCGGCTTCACGCCGAGGGTCAGCGAGGAGTCGAGATCCATCTCGCTCAGGACCACCACCCGAGCGGGATCGGCCGGGACCGTCACCTTCGTGCCCGCCGCGTCCGTGACCGTCGCGGTGCCCTTTCCGCCCCCGTCCCCGGACGCGGCACCCGAGTCCGAGGAGCCGCAGGCGGTCGCCGTGAGCGCGCAGATGCCGAGGACGGCGAGGGCGGCCAGCGGGCGGACGGTGCGGCGGGGAGTGGGGGACTGGTTCGGCGTCATGGCCGGAAACCTCCGTAGAAAGGGTGGAGCGGGCTGGCACTGACGCCCCGTGACAGGGGCGCACGTGATGAGGGCGCGACGAATCCCGGCCGGATCGGGTGTGGGGGGACCACCGGCCCGGGCTTCGCGACTTAGGTTAGGCTAACCATATGTTCATTGCGCAAGAGGGCTCTCCCGGAAGGGCGGAAACCCGAACAATCAGGGTGTTTCGTCAAGGTCGGGCCGGAGCGGGAGCCGAGGCCGGAGCCGGGGCGGGAGCCGGGGTCGGGGCGGGAGCCGGGGTCGGGACGGGAGCGGGAGCCGGAACCGGGGCTGGGACGGATAACGGGGGCCGGCATCCGGGCCGGTGGGCCGTCGTGGCCCTCGTCGCCCTGCTCGGCCTGATCCTCGCCTCCCTGCTCATGGGCGCCGGCTCCACCCCGCCCGCACGGGCCTGGGACTACCTCCGGGGCGACCCGTCCGCCCGCGCCGACGCCCAACTGCGCCTCGCCGTCATGGACGTACGCCTCCCGCGCACCCTCGCCGCGATCCTGGTGGGACTCTGCCTCGGCACCGCCGGCTGCCTCCTCCAGGCCGCCACCCGCAACCCCCTCGCGGAGACCGGACTGCTCGGCGTCAACTCCGGCGCCGCGTTCGCCGTCGTCCTCGGACTCACCTTCTTCCACGCCGACTCCTCCGGCGCCCTGCTGGTGTGGGCGCTGCTCGGCGGCATGGCGGCGAGTGCCGTCGTCCTCCTGCTCGCCGCGTCAGGACGGGCCGCGGGCTCCCCGCTGCGCCTGGTGCTCGCCGGGGCCGCGCTCAGCGCCACCTTCCACGGCCTCACCTCGTACGTCCTGCTCGGCACCCAGTCCACCTTCGACACGTACCGCTACTGGACGATCGGCTCCCTCGCCGGCGTCGAGACCGGCCAACTCGTCCCCCTGGTACCGCTGGTGGCGATCGGCCTGCTCGCCGCCGGCTGCTGCGTCCGGCCGCTCGCCGCACTCGGCCTCGGCGACGACGGGGCGCGCTCGCTCGGCCACCACCCGGGCCGGATCCGCCTCGTGGTGGCCGTGGCCGTGTCGCTGCTCGCCGGCTGCGCGGTCGCGGTGGCCGGCCCCATCGCCTTCCTCGGACTGCTCGCCCCGTACGCCGCCCGAGCCCTCTCCGGCGCGTCCATGGGAGCCCAACTGCTGCTCTCCGCGCTGATCGCCGCCGACGTCATGATCCTCGCCGACATCCTCGCCCGGATCGTCATCCGCCCCTGGGAAACCCCGGTCAGCGTGCTCCTCGCCTTCGTCGGCGGCCCCCTGCTCATCTGGATCGCCCGCTCGTCCCGCCTCTCGACCGCGGGAGCGACCGCATGAACGGACGCACCGAAGTGCCCCGCCCCGCGCCCGGGCACACCGAAGCATTCCCTCCGCCCGGACGCACCGGAGTGCCCCGCCCGGCGCCCGAACTCACCCCGCCCGACAGCACCGTGCTGCGCGCCGGTGCCCTCTCCTGGCTCTTCCCGCGCCGCAGCGTCCTCGCCGCCGCACTGCTCGTGCCCGTCACTGCGCTGCTGGTGGCGCTCGCCGCGCTGGCCAGCTCCTCCGGCATGAGCCTGACGCAGACCCTGTCCGGTCTGCTGGGCACGGGCGACGCGGGCACCGTGATGGTCGTGCGCGAGTTCCGGCTGCCCCGCATCGTCGTCGGCGTGATGGTCGGGTCCGCGCTCGGGATCTCCGGCTGCCTCACCCAGACCCTGGCCGGAAACCGGCTCGCCACCCCGGACCTGGTGGGCGTCAACGAGGGCGCCACCGCGGCGGTCGTCGCGGCGGCCGCCGGAACGTCCACCGGCATGGTCGGCATGTGGTGGCTCGGCCCGGTCGGCGCCGTCGCCGCCGCCGCGCTCGTCGTGCTGTGCGCGGGCGGGGCGGGCGGCGCCGGCTACCGGGTCCTGGTCACCGGCATCGGCGTCTCCACCTTCGTCGGTGCCGTGAGCGACCTCGTGATGTCCCGGCAGAACGACAACTCCGCCGGGGGAGTGTTCCTCTGGGCGGTCGGCAGCCTCAACGGCCGTGACTGGGAGGCCGGTACGCCGCTCCTCGTCGCCCTCTGCTTCCTCGTCCCGCTCGCCCTCGCCGCCGGACACCGCCTCCAACTGCTGCGCTTCGACGACGACATGGCTGCCACGCTCGGCGTCGACCTGCGCCGGGTGCGTGCTGCCGCGCTCGCCCTGGCCGTCCTCCTCGCCGGGGCCGCCGTCGGCGTCGCCGGACCGGTCGCCTTCATCGCGCTGGGCGCACCCGTCCTCGCGCAGCGCCTCGCCGGACCCACCCGGGTACCCGTCCTCGGCGCGGGTCTGGCCGGAGCCGCCCTCGTCACCGCCGCCGACGCGCTCGCCCGCGTCGCCGCCCCCGTCGAACTCCCCGTCGGCGTCGTCACCAGCGTCCTCGGCGGGCCCTTCCTCCTCTGGGTCCTCTTCCGCTCGGACCGCACCGAAGAAAAGGCGTGAACACCCCGGTATGAACTCCCCCAAGGAACAAGCGACGAGTGGCCTCGACGTCCGCGCCCTGCACGTCTCGTACCCAGGGCGCGCCGTCGTCCGGGACGCCGGATTCACCGTGCCCGCCGGGCAGGTCGCTTCGATCGTCGGGCCCAACGGCTGCGGGAAATCGACCCTGTTGCGTGCAGTCGCCCGCCTCCACCAGCCGGAGTCCGGTACGGTCCACGCCGGTGGCGAGGACATCTGGACGCTTCGCAGGCGCCAGGCCGCACGGCGCGTCGCCCTGCTGCCCCAGTCGCCCCGCGCCCCCGAGGCGGTGACCGTCGCCGGGCTCGTACGGTACGGACGCCACCCCCACCAGGGGCTGCTGCGTCAGTGGTCGCGCGAGGACGAGACCGCGGTGCGCGAGGCGTTGGAGGCCACCGGCACGACCGGCCTGGCCGGCGAGCGGCTCGACCGTCTCTCCGGCGGCCAGCGCCAGCGCTGCTGGCTGGCCATGGTGCTCGCCCAGCAGACCCCCGTGGTCCTGCTGGACGAACCCACCAGCGCCCTCGACCTGGGACACGTGGTGGAGGTGCTGGAACTCGTCCGCGAGGTCGCCCGCGCCGGCCGCACGGTCGTCATGGTCCAGCACGACCTGGCCGCCGCCGCACGCTACTCCGACCTCGTCGTCGCCATGAAGGACGGCGGCGTCCTCGCCCAGGGCCCCCCGCGCACCACCGTGACCGCCTCCCTGGTCGGGGAGTTGTACGGGGTGGAGGCCGACGTCCTGGAGGCGCCGGTGGACGCCTCGCCCGTCGTGGTCGCCCGGGCACGCGCGGCGGTGGACGCGAGGGCCGGGGAGAGAGCCACCGCCGGGTGAACGTCGCCGAAAAGCACGGGCCGCGCGTCCTCGTCCGTCTACTGTACGGACTCGTCGGCCGCGGACCGCGGCCCTCCGAGGAGGACTCCCGTGTCATCGCTCTACGACCCCCAGAACGCTCCCGCCGGCGACGTGGGCGCGGCGCTCATGATGATCGACTCACGTCTCAGGAGCATTCACGACCACAAGGGCGAGACCGATCCCGAACAGCAGGAACTCATCGACCAGTTCACCGACTCGCTGGGGCCGGACGAGGCCAGGGACCTGCTGGACGGCGCCTGCACGCTGATCTACATGTTCATGACCTGGCTGCGGAAGGCCCACGAGGAGCACGAGAAGGACGTCGTCGAGTACGTGGTGCCCAACCTCGTGGCCACCATGCGCATGATGCCGATCAGCATCCGGCCCGAGACCATTCCCACCATGGCCGGACTGGTGATCGCCGCGGCCACCGGCCTGAGCCCCAGCCTGTGGCGCGGCCAGTTCGGGGAGTGGAACGACGTGGAGATGAACGCGCTGGAGGCCACCGCGTTCCTGCTCGCCGAACACATCAACCGCATCACCGACGACCCCGACTTCGCGACCCGTCTGATCTCCGAGGCGCTCTCGCGCGCGGAGGCCGTCTGACAGGGGCGGCCCGCCCGTCGGCGCCGGCGGCCCGGACCCCACCGCGGTCCGCTCCACCGGGCATCCCCGGTGGAGCGGACCGCGGGCGGGGCCCGGGCCGCCGTTCGTCGTGCGCGGCACGGGACGCCGCGTACGGCCCCCGGCCGGAGCCGGGAACGCCCGCGCTCAGCGCCCCATCTGGTCCTCGGCCGAGAGGTGTTCGACCGTCACCCCGGAGTCGGTGAACGTCCGCGTCACCGTCCCCGAGGTATAGACCCACAGGATGCGCAGCGGAGTGTCGCCGGCATTCCGGAAGAGGTGGGGGACGGGAGAGGGGATGTACGTGGTGTCGTAGCGCTCCAA from Streptomyces sp. NBC_00102 harbors:
- a CDS encoding isochorismate synthase: MSTSVHESPSAAPGLPHPAPVTPGAATALLDAYRPGTDRFVATPSRTLLGRGVLAGVPHGTAPLEERVRGVLHVRRRAGDPAPVVVGSIPFDADSPAALVVPESVEWAPALRQDPLVALPAPPAGDGGAWQVREVPAAAEYAGAVASAVRRMRAGEFAKVVLARTLELTAPGEPDLPAMLSRLARRDPGGYTFAVPTGPGRTLIGASPELLVARQEGRLVANPLAGSAPRSSDLAEDVRRAAALLESPKDLHEHAVVVAAVREALAPFCTRLDVPERPTLVRTATMWHLSTTLTGDLLDPDTTALRLAAALHPTPAVCGTPTPAARAVIAESEPFDRGAYTGMVGWQDADGDGEWVVTIRCAEAEGRSLRLFAGAGVVADSSPEAETAETGAKFRTFLNAVGAQL
- a CDS encoding 2,3-dihydro-2,3-dihydroxybenzoate dehydrogenase — its product is MSTEFDGRLALVTGAGRGIGEAVVSALVERGARVVATDIAPDGIEALARTYGPRVVARPLDVTDADAVEAAVEEAEQALGPLEFAVNVAGVLRNADVLDTTDAHWAGTFAVNVDGVFHVSRSAARRMAARGRGSIVTVASNAAGIPRAGMAAYAASKAASSMFTKCLGLEMAAHGVRCNSVCPGSTMTDMQRGMWADLDPEDVTAAEDRVVAGDLATYRTGIPLGRIADPADIADAVTFLLSDRARHITMQDLYVDGGATLRA
- a CDS encoding iron-siderophore ABC transporter substrate-binding protein, whose amino-acid sequence is MTPNQSPTPRRTVRPLAALAVLGICALTATACGSSDSGAASGDGGGKGTATVTDAAGTKVTVPADPARVVVLSEMDLDSSLTLGVKPVGLTAGRGQKGAPAYLTGAAAGIPVVGAVTGPDIEKVVGAKPDVILAGQMTDTQVLAQLRKIAPTLVTIGDDKDWKKSLALTGEVLGKENEADAFLADYDEKVAALRTDLGSEAGAEVSVARYSPQGSAVMQQGVFISDVLNDLGFTRPGIQAEKGEGHSTPISEENLAEIDGDWLFIGTLTSTGGSGVVDQLSAKPAYQQLAAVKAGHVTEIDGSMWTSLGGAEAAVNVLADLRKAMVK
- a CDS encoding iron ABC transporter permease; the encoded protein is MALVALLGLILASLLMGAGSTPPARAWDYLRGDPSARADAQLRLAVMDVRLPRTLAAILVGLCLGTAGCLLQAATRNPLAETGLLGVNSGAAFAVVLGLTFFHADSSGALLVWALLGGMAASAVVLLLAASGRAAGSPLRLVLAGAALSATFHGLTSYVLLGTQSTFDTYRYWTIGSLAGVETGQLVPLVPLVAIGLLAAGCCVRPLAALGLGDDGARSLGHHPGRIRLVVAVAVSLLAGCAVAVAGPIAFLGLLAPYAARALSGASMGAQLLLSALIAADVMILADILARIVIRPWETPVSVLLAFVGGPLLIWIARSSRLSTAGATA
- a CDS encoding iron chelate uptake ABC transporter family permease subunit, with amino-acid sequence MNGRTEVPRPAPGHTEAFPPPGRTGVPRPAPELTPPDSTVLRAGALSWLFPRRSVLAAALLVPVTALLVALAALASSSGMSLTQTLSGLLGTGDAGTVMVVREFRLPRIVVGVMVGSALGISGCLTQTLAGNRLATPDLVGVNEGATAAVVAAAAGTSTGMVGMWWLGPVGAVAAAALVVLCAGGAGGAGYRVLVTGIGVSTFVGAVSDLVMSRQNDNSAGGVFLWAVGSLNGRDWEAGTPLLVALCFLVPLALAAGHRLQLLRFDDDMAATLGVDLRRVRAAALALAVLLAGAAVGVAGPVAFIALGAPVLAQRLAGPTRVPVLGAGLAGAALVTAADALARVAAPVELPVGVVTSVLGGPFLLWVLFRSDRTEEKA
- a CDS encoding ABC transporter ATP-binding protein, translated to MNSPKEQATSGLDVRALHVSYPGRAVVRDAGFTVPAGQVASIVGPNGCGKSTLLRAVARLHQPESGTVHAGGEDIWTLRRRQAARRVALLPQSPRAPEAVTVAGLVRYGRHPHQGLLRQWSREDETAVREALEATGTTGLAGERLDRLSGGQRQRCWLAMVLAQQTPVVLLDEPTSALDLGHVVEVLELVREVARAGRTVVMVQHDLAAAARYSDLVVAMKDGGVLAQGPPRTTVTASLVGELYGVEADVLEAPVDASPVVVARARAAVDARAGERATAG